From Triticum urartu cultivar G1812 chromosome 2, Tu2.1, whole genome shotgun sequence, a single genomic window includes:
- the LOC125540582 gene encoding cytochrome P450 76M5-like, whose protein sequence is MEIELWLLWPTLAVVSLLYCLAITARTGRMPPGPTPLPLVGNMLSLVGNLHHTLARLARAYGPVMTLKLGLTTAVIVSSRDAAWEAFTKHDRRLAAHAIPDAARALGHSDRSMIWLPSSDPLWKSLRGIVAANVFSPRALAAARAARERKVRDMVHHFRDRADTEVDVGQALYGGVLNVLSNALCSVDVVDMGAAESAQGVRELVEDLIAVIAKPNISDLVPCLRRLDLQGWRRWTAIRIDKIFRLLDDIIDGRMAAAANTSTEEKHGDFLELFSTGKIARDTLTAILFDVFTAGSDTMSLTVEWAMAELLKNPAIMAKVRAEIDDALGGKETIGENEAAGLPYLQAVVKEAMRLHPVVPILLPRRAVEDGVEIGGYAVPKGSTVIFNAWAMMRDPAAWERPDEFVPERFLGKADQVVDFRGKAFEFIPFGSGRRLCPGVPMAERVVPFILASLLHAFEWRLPDGVSAAELDVSERFTTANVMAVPLKAVPVVVHISARNGFLQQDSSREDMST, encoded by the coding sequence ATGGAGATCGAGCTCTGGCTGCTATGGCCGACGCTCGCGGTCGTCTCGCTCCTCTATTGTCTGGCCATCACGGCACGCACGGGGCGGATGCCACCGGGTCCCACGCCGCTCCCTCTCGTCGGCAACATGCTCAGCCTCGTCGGCAACCTCCACCACACCCTCGCGCGCCTCGCTCGCGCCTACGGCCCCGTCATGACGCTCAAGCTTGGCCTCACCACCGCCGTGATCGTGTCCTCGCGCGATGCGGCTTGGGAGGCATTCACGAAGCATGACCGGCGGCTGGCTGCGCACGCCATCCCAGACGCCGCACGCGCGCTCGGCCACTCCGACCGGTCCATGATATGGCTGCCCAGCTCCGACCCGCTCTGGAAGAGCTTGCGCGGCATCGTGGCCGCCAACGTCTTCTCCCCGCGCGCCCTCGCCGCGGCGCGCGCCGCCCGCGAGCGTAAGGTGCGCGACATGGTGCATCACTTCCGCGACCGCGCCGACACAGAGGTGGACGTCGGCCAGGCACTGTACGGCGGCGTGCTCAACGTCTTGTCGAACGCGCTCTGCTCTGTCGACGTGGTCGACATGGGCGCCGCCGAGTCAGCGCAGGGCGTGCGGGAGCTCGTCGAGGATCTCATCGCGGTGATTGCCAAGCCCAACATCTCCGACCTCGTCCCTTGCCTTCGGCGGCTCGACCTGCAAGGATGGCGTCGCTGGACAGCGATACGCATCGACAAAATTTTCCGCCTGTTGGATGACATAATCGACGGTCGTATGGCAGCCGCAGCCAACACCTCGACGGAGGAGAAGCATGGCGACTTCCTGGAGCTCTTCTCCACGGGCAAGATCGCCCGCGACACCCTGACAGCCATACTGTTCGACGTCTTCACGGCCGGAAGCGACACGATGTCGCTCACCGTCGAGTGGGCAATGGCGGAGCTGCTCAAGAACCCGGCCATCATGGCAAAGGTCCGCGCGGAGATAGACGATGCTCTCGGCGGCAAGGAGACCATCGGCGAGAACGAAGCGGCGGGCTTGCCGTACCTCCAGGCCGTGGTGAAGGAGGCCATGCGACTGCACCCGGTGGTGCCGATACTGCTGCCCCGCCGGGCCGTGGAGGACGGCGTGGAGATCGGCGGCTACGCCGTGCCCAAGGGCTCGACGGTCATCTTCAACGCGTGGGCGATGATGCGGGACCCGGCGGCGTGGGAGAGGCCCGACGAGTTCGTCCCGGAGAGGTTCCTGGGCAAGGCGGACCAGGTGGTGGACTTCCGGGGTAAGGCCTTCGAGTTCATCCCGTTTGGGTCCGGCCGGCGGCTGTGCCCCGGCGTGCCGATGGCGGAGCGCGTGGTGCCGTTCATCCTGGCCTCGCTGCTGCACGCGTTCGAGTGGCGGCTACCGGACGGCGTTTCCGCGGCGGAGTTGGACGTGAGCGAGAGATTTACCACTGCCAACGTGATGGCTGTCCCACTCAAGGCCGTGCCCGTCGTGGTGCACATCTCTGCACGTAACGGTTTTCTTCAGCAAGATTCGTCACGGGAGGACATGTCAACGTGA